The genomic region AAGGAATACCAAGTATTTAATGTAGCGTTGATACTTTTCAGCACCACGCATACGCCCCAGGGCTTGCCAGAGGTAGTAATTGGTGCTCAAAAACAAGATACCAATCATGGTCGCCTGAATGATGAACAACCAGGCAAGCAATCCGCCCATCAACGTAATGCCCATCTGCTGCCGATAGGCATACACTTCACGCATCAGCCAATAACCAGCGAAGGGAAGGGGAATCAAAAACGCCACACCAAGGGCCATGGCGATGTAACCCATCCAATCGTAGTGCGCACGCTCCTCATCAGTCTTGGCAGACAAGAACCGGTAGGCCGCATAAGCCGCAACGACACCACCTCCAAAGGCCATGTTACCCAGGATGCGGTGCAGATTGAGCGGATTCCAGAGGGCCGTATGAATGACGTGCCAGATATTTCCCAAGTAGCGCCCCTGCTCATCGACACCGGCAGGGGACATCATGAAACCGATCCACGAATTGGCAAGGAACATCAGAATCGTACCAATAACGTTTAGGACTACAGACATGCTGAGGTGAATCCACTTCAGGAACCCCTCCTTCATCTTGTCCCAACCGTAATAGTAGATATAGAGCGTTCCGCTCTCAGCCACGAACATCAACGCATAGATGTGCATGACCGGCCTGAAGATACCAGATAGGTACTGGAAGAAGGCCGGATAGAGAGTCAAGAAAGTGAAGATCAAGATACCGCCCAGGATGGCAGTCAACGAATAGGCCGTCAGGCTGATCTTGATAAAGTCATAGGCCAGCTGATCGTACCGCTTGGCCATTGCCTTGTCCTTCGTCACCACCCCCATGAACTCAATGACCATACAGAAGATAGGGACAGCCAACACGAAGCTACCGTAATAAAGATGCTGCTGGTTAGCAAACCACAGCAAAACGCGACTTTCAAAATTGTATCGCGGGTAGTCCTTCTCGCCATCCGTCGTCTTGGGCGCTGGCGGCCCCGAGACAATACCTTCAGTTTTGTAATAAACATCCTTGCCCTTCTCTACCTTTGCTTCACCACCCTCTTTTTTGGCGTCAGCGGCTGGGGCGCCACCGTCGCTGGCAAGGGCAGGGATCGCAACCAAGA from Nitrospira sp. harbors:
- a CDS encoding cytochrome ubiquinol oxidase subunit I; translated protein: MGSVTRTKLMSVMALCAMIGLLLMPILVAIPALASDGGAPAADAKKEGGEAKVEKGKDVYYKTEGIVSGPPAPKTTDGEKDYPRYNFESRVLLWFANQQHLYYGSFVLAVPIFCMVIEFMGVVTKDKAMAKRYDQLAYDFIKISLTAYSLTAILGGILIFTFLTLYPAFFQYLSGIFRPVMHIYALMFVAESGTLYIYYYGWDKMKEGFLKWIHLSMSVVLNVIGTILMFLANSWIGFMMSPAGVDEQGRYLGNIWHVIHTALWNPLNLHRILGNMAFGGGVVAAYAAYRFLSAKTDEERAHYDWMGYIAMALGVAFLIPLPFAGYWLMREVYAYRQQMGITLMGGLLAWLFIIQATMIGILFLSTNYYLWQALGRMRGAEKYQRYIKYLVFLLTCGYLVFITPHTIVMTPAELKAMGGQQHPVLGNYGVMSAKNGGINVIITTTVLSFVWYMRGNKVSTVSWAKFGNIFMGCFFFFAYLNIIMLAVYGYYIPANVRVGLSVPQVATTLSCLFFMFALNSVMMKGAKQMGPIEWGKISARSQYALIMLATAFTWMMGLMGYIRSSVRLFWHVNEIMRDNSPWAYTHTVGFAANMISANVLFFWISIMFVFWLGALAAKKAPVEAKAAVPGRATAPAVGH